DNA from Pseudomonas mendocina:
CCTGCTTGCTGGTAGTAACACCGGCATCACCCCGGGGTTGCAGAAGCTGTTCTCGGCCCTGCAGACCGCGGCCGAAGACCCGGCCAACGTACCGGCGCGGCAGTTGGCGCTGTCGGAAGCGGAGGGGCTGGCCAAGCGTTTCAATACCGTCTATGACCGCCTGAACGAGCAGAACGCATTCATCAACAAGCAGCTGTCGGCGGTTACCGATCAGGTCAATCAGCTGGCCACCGCTATCGCCGGTTACAACGATGCGATCGCTGTGGCCGCTTCCAATGGGCAGGCGCCGAACGATCTGCTCGATGCGCGCGAAGAGGCAGTGCGCAAGCTTTCCGAGTTCGTCGGTGTGACCGTGGTGCCGCAGGATGACAGCAGCTACAACCTGTTCATCGGTTCCGGCCAGCCACTGGTCGTCGGCAAGCAGGCTGCGCGGCTCGAAGTGGTGCCGGGGCAGGCCGATCCGCTGCGTCACGAGGTACAGTTCGTCAGCGGCAATTCGCGGCAGAACGTCACCTCGCTGATCACCGGCGGAGAGATGGGCGGCCTGCTGCGCTACCGCGAGGACGTGCTGGATACTTCGCTCAATGCCGTGGGACGCCTGGCACTGTCGGTCGCCGACCAAATCAACCGGCAACTGGGGCAGGGGCTGGATCTCAATGGCCAGTTCGGCAACGAGCTGTTCCGTTCGATCAATGATCCTGCGCTGCTCAGTCAGCGCAGCCTGGCGCGAGTCGGCAACAGCGACCCGAACGCCAACCTCAACGTCACGCTCACCGATACCTCACGCTTGACCACCAGCGACTATGAGGTGCAGTTCACCAGTGCCACTGAGTACGTGATTCGGCGGACGTCCGATGGCACGCTGTTTCCGCCGACCCCGGCGACTTTCGACATCACTACGGTGCCTGCGCCTGAAGTGGACGGCTTTTCCCTCGGCGTGGCCGGTGGCACCTTCGCGGCAGGTGATCGCTTCCTGGTGATGCCGACCCGTAACGCCGGTCGTGATGTCCGTGCGGACATGAAGAACCCCGAGGAGCTGGCCTTCGCTGCGCCGCTCAAGGCCGAAACCAGCCCGGCCAACATAGGCACCGGCAAGATCACCCAGCCGAAGCTGCTGACCGAAATCAACATCTATGATCCGGCCGCACAGGCTGATCTGGAGACCAGCCTGCGTAACGCTCCGCCGCTGCGCATCGTGATGGGCGCCGGCGGCGGTGCGACGCAGAGCTATGACGTGGTCGACATCAACGGCAATGTGATCGACACCGGCAGTATCGTTCCGGGGCAGGACAACGCGCTGACCATCAGCGTGCCTGCCAACCCGCCCGCGGTTCCCGCTGCGTTCGACTACCAGGTGACCATCAGCGGTCGACCGTCGGCCGGCGACAACTTCTCGGTGTCGTTCAATACCAATGGCGTGTCGGATAACCGTAATGCGCTGAATCTGGTCAACCTGCAGAACAAAGCCGTGATCGGGATCAACCCGGCGGCGCCCGATACCACGGGTTCGAGCTTTTCCGACTCATACGGCGATCTGGTGGAACGGGTCGGTACGCTCACCAGCCAGGCGCGTGTAGATGGCGAGGCGACCGGCGCGATTCTCAAGCAGGCCACCGATAACCGTGACTCGGTTTCGGGGGTCAACCTCGATGAAGAAGCGGCCAAACTGATCCAGTTCGAGCAGTACTACCAGGCATCCGCGCAGATCATTCAAGTTGCGCGTAACCTGTTCGATACTCTGATCAATACATTCTGATAGTCGCTTTCCCGAGTTCGGGAAGGCGCGGCCTGTACAGATGACAGGCGTTGCAAGAGGCAAGCCCCATGGTCATGCGCATCTCATCCATTCAGGCGTTCAATAACGGCGTTTCCGGCTTGGGGCGCAATTATTCGAATCTGATTCGCACCCAGGAGCAAATCAGCAGCGGCAACCGTATCCTCACCCCGGCGGATGATCCGGTGGCTTCGGTGCGCCTGCTGCAGCTCGAGCAACAACAGGCGGTGCTCAAGCAGTACAGCGACAACCTGACTGCTGCGAAGAACAGTCTGACTCAGGAAGAGACCACGCTTAACTCGGTCAATACCGTGCTGCAGCGTGTGCGCGAGCTGGCAGTACGCGCCGGCGGTGGTGCTCTGTCTGCCGAAGACCGCAACTCGATCGCCAAGGAACTTTCTGAGCGCGAGGCCGAGCTGCTCAACCTGATGAACAGCCGCAACGCCCGTGGAGAGTATCTGTTCTCTGGTTTCCTGGGCAAGAATGAGCCGTTCGTGCGGAACCCGGACGGTACCTACTCGTACTTCGGTGACGAAGGGCAGCGGACGCTGCAGGTGGCCAGCTCGACCAATGTGGCGATCAACGACAACGGCAAGCGCCTGTTCGAGGATGTCACCAACGCCAATCGTGTGGCTAACGGCAATGGAGTCAATAACCCGGCACTACCATCGCCGCCCTTGCCAGCGACCACTATTCCCGCAGTGCCCACCGCTGATCAGCGGGTCTTCATCTCGCCCGGCCTGGTCGAGGATAACCGCGCGTTCAACGCTGATTTCCGTAATGGCGAGCCCTATTCGCTGGCCTTCGTCAGTGGTACCGAGTTCCGTATCTACGACGCCAGCGGTGCTGATGTCACCTCCGAAATCCCGGGGGGCGGCAAGATCGATCCGCTGGTCAATGGCGGCAATGTCATCAACTTCCGAGGCATGCGTTTTCAGCTCGACGTGGTGTTGAAAGAGGGCGACAACGCGCTGGATCTGGACAACCTGCTGGCCGATATCCAGCCTCCGGCCACTGCAGGCTCACCCGGCATCGGTACGCATAGCTTCACCCTGCAGTCCGCGCCGACCGAGTTCGCGGTGACCCGTGCCTCCACCAACGGCTCGGCCGCCGTGGTGGCTGGGGGCAACATCGTCAATCAGGCCGTCTTCGATAGCCAGTTTCCTACCTCTGGCGTGGTGCTGCGTTTCACAGATGACACCAACTACGAGGTCTATGCCCAGCCGGTTGGCCCCAATAGCCCCGTGCTGACCACCGGAACCGTTACCGCGCCTTATCCTGCCACCTTCACCGTGTATGGCGCGGAGTTCACGATGTCCGGGCCGGCTGCCGCGGCAGGGGGCGACGAATTCGGTGTGCAGCCGCAGTTCCAGGAACAACGCAGCATCCTCAACACCATCTCCCGTCTGCGCCAGGCACTGG
Protein-coding regions in this window:
- the flgK gene encoding flagellar hook-associated protein FlgK; the encoded protein is MADLLNIGLSGLSANKTSLAVTGHNIVNVNTPGFSRQETIQATRTPQFSGAGYIGSGTTLTDVRRIYNEFLNTQVRSSTALNSDTKAYLSQINQLDSLLAGSNTGITPGLQKLFSALQTAAEDPANVPARQLALSEAEGLAKRFNTVYDRLNEQNAFINKQLSAVTDQVNQLATAIAGYNDAIAVAASNGQAPNDLLDAREEAVRKLSEFVGVTVVPQDDSSYNLFIGSGQPLVVGKQAARLEVVPGQADPLRHEVQFVSGNSRQNVTSLITGGEMGGLLRYREDVLDTSLNAVGRLALSVADQINRQLGQGLDLNGQFGNELFRSINDPALLSQRSLARVGNSDPNANLNVTLTDTSRLTTSDYEVQFTSATEYVIRRTSDGTLFPPTPATFDITTVPAPEVDGFSLGVAGGTFAAGDRFLVMPTRNAGRDVRADMKNPEELAFAAPLKAETSPANIGTGKITQPKLLTEINIYDPAAQADLETSLRNAPPLRIVMGAGGGATQSYDVVDINGNVIDTGSIVPGQDNALTISVPANPPAVPAAFDYQVTISGRPSAGDNFSVSFNTNGVSDNRNALNLVNLQNKAVIGINPAAPDTTGSSFSDSYGDLVERVGTLTSQARVDGEATGAILKQATDNRDSVSGVNLDEEAAKLIQFEQYYQASAQIIQVARNLFDTLINTF
- a CDS encoding flagellar hook-associated protein 3: MVMRISSIQAFNNGVSGLGRNYSNLIRTQEQISSGNRILTPADDPVASVRLLQLEQQQAVLKQYSDNLTAAKNSLTQEETTLNSVNTVLQRVRELAVRAGGGALSAEDRNSIAKELSEREAELLNLMNSRNARGEYLFSGFLGKNEPFVRNPDGTYSYFGDEGQRTLQVASSTNVAINDNGKRLFEDVTNANRVANGNGVNNPALPSPPLPATTIPAVPTADQRVFISPGLVEDNRAFNADFRNGEPYSLAFVSGTEFRIYDASGADVTSEIPGGGKIDPLVNGGNVINFRGMRFQLDVVLKEGDNALDLDNLLADIQPPATAGSPGIGTHSFTLQSAPTEFAVTRASTNGSAAVVAGGNIVNQAVFDSQFPTSGVVLRFTDDTNYEVYAQPVGPNSPVLTTGTVTAPYPATFTVYGAEFTMSGPAAAAGGDEFGVQPQFQEQRSILNTISRLRQALESSPTSPAGNLAIRDEVAIALKNLDNGMGNVLEVQTEIGARLNMIDTTSVDNEDVTLVNKSVQAELRELDYAEALSRLSFQTIILEAAQQSYVKIAGLNLFNQLR